One genomic region from Synechococcales cyanobacterium T60_A2020_003 encodes:
- the rplI gene encoding 50S ribosomal protein L9 yields the protein MAKRIQLVLTQDVSKLGRDGDLVEVAPGYAKNYLLPQGMAVRTTPGILKQVERRREAERQRLAELKGEAEVQKAALEKLGSLDVVKQVGEKGSIFGTVTDREVAELIKEKTGYDIDRRGITVPDINKVGSYKVKIKLHPDVSADLTIQVVEDAEA from the coding sequence ATGGCAAAACGAATTCAGTTGGTTCTAACCCAGGACGTTAGCAAGCTTGGACGCGATGGCGACTTGGTTGAAGTTGCACCAGGCTACGCTAAAAATTATCTTTTGCCCCAAGGCATGGCTGTGCGTACCACCCCCGGCATTCTGAAGCAGGTGGAGCGTCGTCGTGAGGCCGAGCGTCAGCGTTTGGCTGAGCTAAAAGGGGAAGCTGAAGTTCAGAAGGCAGCGCTTGAGAAGCTCGGCTCCCTTGATGTTGTCAAGCAAGTGGGCGAGAAGGGATCCATCTTTGGAACTGTGACCGATCGTGAGGTTGCTGAACTGATCAAAGAGAAAACCGGATATGACATTGATCGTCGTGGAATCACCGTTCCCGATATCAACAAAGTGGGCAGCTACAAGGTAAAAATCAAGCTTCACCCAGACGTGTCGGCGGATTTGACAATTCAGGTTGTGGAAGACGCTGAAGCTTAA